The Longimicrobium sp. genome includes a region encoding these proteins:
- a CDS encoding VOC family protein, translating to MRLDVYLNYRGNCEQAFRFYERHLGGRITGIARHGEQPNPSLPADWKDRVLHARIEIGSTVLMGADVPQAEPMRSAYLTLTFDGEADAERTYALLADGGEIFMKMEKTPFANRFAMLRDRFGTSWMLLHQPAST from the coding sequence ATGCGACTGGACGTCTATTTGAACTATCGCGGCAACTGCGAGCAGGCGTTTCGCTTCTACGAGCGGCACCTCGGCGGCAGGATCACCGGGATCGCCCGGCATGGGGAGCAGCCCAATCCCTCGCTGCCGGCCGACTGGAAGGACAGGGTCCTTCACGCCCGGATCGAGATCGGCTCGACGGTGCTCATGGGTGCGGACGTTCCCCAAGCCGAGCCCATGCGCAGCGCCTATCTCACCCTCACTTTCGACGGTGAAGCGGACGCCGAGCGCACGTACGCCCTGCTCGCGGACGGGGGCGAGATCTTCATGAAGATGGAGAAGACGCCCTTCGCCAACCGCTTCGCCATGCTCCGCGACAGGTTCGGGACGTCCTGGATGCTCCTCCATCAACCTGCATCCACATGA
- a CDS encoding nucleotidyltransferase domain-containing protein: MHRKSVKEAEPGGLGEVLASPAFARLVLHFALHGEEPEHVRALQRHCGLSMSSLHRELQRLERRGLVERVAEGPRVLYRAAQAHPGWKALRQLIRDFADPAEVVEEAIAGVEGIEAAFVFGSFARGDAREDSDVDVMVVGDRVAEARLGRGAAEASVLLGRPVEVRTYTREKLERQLGAGNAVLRRILAGPKRWVVGDEDRLGTVAA; encoded by the coding sequence ATGCACCGAAAATCAGTGAAGGAGGCGGAGCCCGGAGGCCTGGGCGAGGTGCTGGCGTCGCCCGCCTTCGCCCGGCTGGTGCTGCACTTCGCGCTGCACGGGGAGGAGCCGGAGCACGTGCGTGCACTTCAGCGCCACTGCGGTCTCTCGATGAGCTCCCTGCATCGCGAGCTGCAGCGGCTGGAGCGGCGCGGGCTCGTGGAGCGCGTCGCGGAGGGGCCGCGCGTGCTGTACCGCGCCGCCCAGGCACACCCGGGATGGAAGGCGCTGAGGCAGCTCATCCGCGACTTCGCGGACCCGGCCGAGGTCGTGGAGGAAGCCATCGCGGGGGTGGAGGGGATCGAGGCCGCGTTCGTGTTCGGCTCCTTCGCGCGGGGAGACGCCCGCGAGGACAGCGATGTCGACGTGATGGTGGTCGGCGACCGGGTCGCCGAGGCGCGCCTCGGCCGCGGGGCGGCCGAGGCGTCGGTGCTGCTCGGCCGACCGGTGGAGGTCCGCACCTACACGCGCGAGAAGCTGGAGCGGCAGCTCGGGGCGGGGAACGCGGTCCTCCGGCGCATCCTCGCCGGGCCGAAGCGGTGGGTCGTGGGTGACGAGGACCGGCTGGGGACGGTGGCCGCGTGA
- a CDS encoding DEAD/DEAH box helicase family protein, whose translation MIPTTPAEKVKLFRSLFRGREDVFPTRFVSRKTGKAGYALACNNKFVPGICGLPRIKCGECPNQAFVPVGARAVLDHLQGRHVMGVYPLLQDETCWFLAVDFDKTGWKDDTAAFVETCRSAGVPVAIERSRSGNGAHAWFFFTATVPASVARTMGSYLITETMARRHQLGMESYDRLFPNQDTLPRGGFGNLIALPLQYEPRKEGNTVFLDDAFEPYPDQWAFLASTPRIETDTVEAIAREATRRGQVVGVRLAEPADDDSAAPWARSPSGRFPRTPIPGPLPKEVRAVLAQRLFIDKTGLPSPLLNQIKRLAAFQNPEFYKKQQLRLSTALTPRVIACAEEFPQHIALPRGCRSDLEALLEQHGVELVVDDQRLVGDAASFRFHGELTPVQDQAARELLRHDIGVFVAPPGIGKTVLGTYLIAERGRSTLVLVHRRPLLDQWIAQLSTFLDLDEKDVGRIGGGRREPNGRLDVAMIQSLVHRGSVDDIAATYGHVIVDECHHVPAVSFERVLSEIKARYVVGLTATPHRRDGHHPILEMQLGPVRFSVDSKHHAARRPFDHRVVMRDTAFRLDSAAAGMGIQQIYQALAENEARNSLILDDVVAALEEGRSPIVLTERRDHLEYFAERLRGLVPNLIVLQGKMTAKERRDFSAKLADIPDAERRLVVATGRYIGEGFDDTRLDTLFLAMPVSWKGTLVQYTGRLHRFHPGKAEVRVYDYVDREVPLLRRMFEKRLRTYRTIGYALEELQLQHDPMQIGLENRP comes from the coding sequence GTGATCCCCACCACCCCCGCCGAGAAAGTGAAGCTCTTCCGCTCGCTCTTCCGCGGACGCGAAGACGTCTTTCCCACGCGATTCGTCAGCAGGAAAACAGGTAAGGCAGGCTACGCGCTCGCCTGCAACAACAAGTTCGTGCCCGGAATCTGCGGCTTACCTCGGATCAAGTGCGGTGAGTGCCCGAACCAGGCTTTTGTCCCTGTCGGTGCCCGAGCCGTCCTGGACCACCTGCAGGGGCGCCACGTGATGGGAGTCTACCCGCTCCTTCAGGACGAGACCTGCTGGTTTCTGGCGGTGGACTTCGACAAGACGGGGTGGAAAGACGACACCGCCGCATTCGTGGAGACCTGTCGCTCGGCCGGCGTGCCGGTCGCGATCGAACGCTCGCGCTCGGGGAACGGCGCACACGCCTGGTTCTTCTTCACGGCGACGGTCCCGGCGAGCGTCGCCCGAACGATGGGCTCCTATCTGATTACCGAGACGATGGCGAGGCGCCACCAGCTCGGCATGGAGTCCTACGACCGCCTCTTTCCCAACCAGGACACCCTGCCGCGCGGCGGTTTCGGAAATCTCATCGCGCTGCCCCTCCAGTACGAGCCGCGCAAGGAAGGCAACACCGTCTTCCTGGACGACGCGTTCGAGCCGTATCCCGACCAGTGGGCGTTTCTCGCATCGACACCCCGGATCGAAACGGACACGGTCGAGGCGATTGCCCGGGAAGCGACCCGCCGCGGCCAAGTCGTCGGCGTGCGTCTCGCCGAGCCCGCGGACGACGATTCCGCAGCGCCGTGGGCGCGCTCGCCGTCGGGACGCTTCCCTCGCACCCCGATCCCAGGCCCGCTGCCGAAGGAAGTGCGTGCGGTGCTCGCGCAGCGGTTGTTCATCGACAAGACAGGGCTCCCCTCGCCACTGCTCAACCAGATCAAGCGGCTCGCGGCATTTCAGAACCCGGAGTTCTACAAGAAGCAGCAGCTGCGCCTCTCCACGGCGCTCACGCCTCGCGTGATCGCCTGCGCCGAGGAATTCCCGCAGCACATTGCTCTCCCACGGGGATGTCGTAGCGACCTCGAAGCGCTTCTGGAACAACATGGCGTTGAACTCGTCGTCGACGACCAGCGCCTCGTCGGCGATGCGGCTTCATTCCGCTTCCACGGGGAGCTCACTCCGGTTCAGGATCAGGCCGCGCGCGAGCTTCTGCGTCACGACATCGGCGTGTTCGTCGCGCCGCCTGGGATCGGCAAGACCGTCCTCGGCACGTACCTCATCGCCGAACGTGGGCGGAGCACCCTCGTGCTCGTGCACCGCCGGCCGCTCCTCGACCAGTGGATCGCGCAGCTCTCGACGTTCCTCGACCTCGACGAAAAGGACGTGGGACGGATCGGCGGCGGCAGGCGTGAGCCGAACGGCCGCCTGGACGTCGCGATGATCCAGAGCCTGGTCCACAGGGGAAGCGTGGATGACATCGCGGCAACATACGGCCATGTGATCGTCGACGAGTGCCACCACGTGCCCGCCGTGTCGTTCGAGCGGGTGCTCTCCGAGATCAAGGCCCGATACGTCGTGGGATTGACGGCCACACCCCACCGCCGGGATGGACATCATCCCATCCTGGAGATGCAGCTCGGGCCCGTAAGGTTTTCCGTGGACTCGAAGCATCACGCTGCGCGGCGGCCTTTCGACCACCGCGTCGTAATGCGCGATACGGCTTTCCGGCTGGATAGCGCCGCGGCCGGAATGGGCATCCAGCAGATCTACCAGGCGCTGGCGGAGAACGAGGCACGCAACAGTCTCATTCTCGACGACGTGGTTGCTGCCCTGGAGGAAGGGCGCTCACCAATCGTGCTGACCGAAAGACGGGACCACCTGGAGTACTTCGCCGAGCGGCTGCGGGGCCTAGTCCCGAACCTGATCGTCCTTCAAGGGAAGATGACCGCGAAGGAACGCCGTGACTTCAGCGCGAAGCTCGCCGACATTCCGGACGCTGAGAGGCGCCTCGTCGTGGCAACTGGCCGGTACATCGGCGAGGGCTTCGACGACACGCGGCTCGATACGCTGTTCCTCGCGATGCCAGTCTCCTGGAAAGGGACGCTCGTGCAGTACACGGGGCGCCTGCACCGATTCCATCCCGGAAAAGCGGAAGTCCGCGTCTACGATTACGTCGACCGCGAAGTACCGTTGCTGAGGCGTATGTTCGAGAAACGACTGCGCACCTATCGCACAATCGGCTACGCCCTGGAAGAGTTGCAACTCCAGCACGATCCAATGCAAATCGGGTTGGAGAACCGGCCGTGA
- a CDS encoding sigma-70 family RNA polymerase sigma factor: MSASVVADTARLVETARDPAVPLQEQHLAFTRLVEQSQHLVFGLALTLLRDGDDARDAVQEAFATAWLRLRQLRDPSAFPTWLRTIVASQCARQLRRRARRPEAAELPRFVEAESRRVDYQALVASAVAALPDGERQVTVLFYFLGYSQPEIARVLRLKPGTVAKRLHSARLRIRHRLPPSVRSEFVRATPSRTFAEKVRLGMYDEYVGEYRFDRRPDLVVSIVREGDSLVSISGRQRHVLASLGEASLVTGRYDGEGRFGRNRQGEVTHFVYYEFGERLGVAWKTDRAR; the protein is encoded by the coding sequence ATGAGCGCGAGCGTAGTGGCGGACACGGCGCGACTGGTCGAAACGGCCCGCGATCCGGCCGTTCCCCTGCAGGAGCAGCACCTTGCGTTCACGCGGCTCGTCGAGCAGTCGCAGCACCTCGTGTTCGGCCTCGCCCTCACGCTGCTCCGCGACGGAGACGATGCCAGGGACGCCGTGCAGGAAGCGTTCGCGACGGCCTGGCTTCGCCTGCGCCAGCTCCGCGACCCATCCGCGTTCCCGACCTGGCTGAGGACGATCGTCGCCTCGCAATGCGCACGGCAGCTGCGGCGCCGGGCGCGCCGGCCCGAGGCCGCGGAGCTGCCCCGGTTCGTCGAGGCCGAGAGCCGCCGGGTCGACTACCAGGCCCTGGTCGCATCCGCCGTCGCCGCGCTCCCGGACGGCGAGCGGCAGGTCACCGTCCTCTTCTACTTCCTAGGGTACAGCCAGCCGGAGATCGCCAGGGTACTGCGCCTGAAGCCGGGAACGGTCGCCAAGCGCCTGCATTCTGCCAGGCTGCGGATTCGACATCGGCTGCCGCCGTCGGTGAGGAGCGAGTTCGTGCGGGCTACCCCTTCGCGCACGTTCGCGGAGAAAGTGCGGCTGGGCATGTACGACGAGTACGTCGGCGAGTACCGCTTCGACCGGCGTCCCGACCTCGTCGTCTCGATCGTCAGGGAAGGGGATTCCCTGGTCAGCATTTCCGGCCGGCAGCGCCATGTCCTCGCGTCGCTCGGCGAGGCGTCGCTCGTGACGGGCCGCTACGACGGCGAAGGCCGCTTCGGGCGCAACCGGCAAGGCGAAGTCACCCATTTCGTATACTACGAGTTCGGTGAGCGCCTGGGGGTCGCGTGGAAGACGGACCGCGCGAGGTGA
- a CDS encoding nuclear transport factor 2 family protein yields MTDLDGVAVMRAVLVGEDAPEIVACEARIRAAQLAADLAALDPLIAEELLFTGPDGQLATKAGDLAAHGSGVVRFREHVPEELRVRRIGADVAVAALRARLAVEVAGTLLRGTYRYTRVWAREDGGSWKVVGGHISEVPAGPDAGGALA; encoded by the coding sequence ATGACGGATCTCGACGGCGTCGCCGTGATGCGGGCCGTTCTCGTCGGCGAAGACGCACCCGAGATCGTCGCGTGCGAGGCCCGGATCCGCGCGGCCCAGCTGGCCGCCGACCTGGCCGCGCTCGATCCTCTCATCGCCGAAGAGCTCCTCTTCACCGGCCCCGACGGCCAGCTCGCGACGAAGGCCGGCGACCTGGCTGCGCACGGATCCGGAGTGGTCCGCTTCCGGGAGCACGTGCCCGAGGAATTGCGCGTGCGCCGCATCGGTGCCGACGTGGCCGTTGCCGCGCTCCGTGCGCGGCTGGCCGTGGAAGTCGCCGGCACGCTGCTGCGCGGTACGTACCGGTACACGCGGGTGTGGGCGCGTGAAGACGGCGGCTCCTGGAAGGTGGTCGGCGGGCACATCAGCGAAGTGCCCGCCGGCCCGGATGCCGGCGGCGCGCTGGCGTGA
- a CDS encoding DUF4157 domain-containing protein: MRAFAQKQKQAQKPVSSSLARPGTAASTTHHAAPPHLLLQLATGILTVQRTPRTHAEELDGSSGPTSPHFEHDHSQTPVHTPAAGAIQTKLEINQPGDEYEQEADRVADQAMATPAATAVSGAPPRIQRFSGQPNGQRDAAPASVDQALASPGRPLEPALRQDMEQRLGHDFSRVRLHSGGLAEQSAQDLNAHAYTVGSDVVFGAGRFAPETHEGRRLIAHELAHVVQQTGADGTYASPRDEKRGPSSIRLFGHSPARLRHTSETSIQRQVDFGLATSQNVGGYATKVKAFQSDRANRSKSFEVLARYALDVCNDELRAMDIPAVKLRVEPIDTIANFWPIAWRMRVNTTAYTGKAGPLTIGQLTRQQSTELVESIYHEARHAEQYFKMARLLAGQGKSERTIRWDVGIPEEIAKEAKAKPLAALNPETASFAELVSETMDKRKGVDPKTTSKQQQDFRKRVTEHNQEVQQVQDWYRERPLEDLIYDYDRKTHDALSTIREEAKQRKKGSWDTSKLQPAIDVVKKNLIPRLDTEIARVSAQKGRSRMVTHLKALKTNATEMVDLVQRQTTSRTLITEFELIDLDARSIAAELEVAYRELLTEADAYAQQWKVTAAMKRN; the protein is encoded by the coding sequence ATGCGAGCCTTTGCACAAAAGCAGAAGCAAGCTCAAAAGCCAGTATCCTCCAGCCTTGCCCGGCCTGGCACGGCAGCGTCCACAACCCATCATGCGGCACCTCCTCACCTGCTCCTGCAACTCGCGACGGGGATTCTGACGGTGCAAAGGACGCCGCGGACTCATGCTGAAGAGCTCGATGGATCGAGCGGTCCGACATCACCTCACTTTGAGCACGATCATAGCCAGACCCCCGTACATACTCCTGCAGCAGGAGCGATACAGACGAAGCTGGAGATCAACCAGCCGGGAGACGAATACGAGCAGGAGGCAGACCGTGTTGCCGATCAGGCGATGGCGACGCCGGCCGCTACCGCCGTCAGCGGCGCGCCACCACGTATCCAGCGCTTCTCCGGGCAACCGAACGGGCAGAGGGATGCGGCGCCCGCCAGCGTAGACCAGGCCCTTGCCAGTCCCGGCAGGCCGCTGGAGCCGGCATTGCGGCAAGACATGGAACAGCGCTTGGGCCACGACTTTTCGCGAGTGCGGCTGCATTCTGGGGGTCTCGCAGAGCAATCTGCTCAAGATCTGAACGCCCATGCCTACACCGTGGGATCCGACGTGGTTTTCGGTGCCGGCCGGTTCGCTCCGGAAACACACGAGGGTCGCCGGCTGATTGCCCATGAGCTGGCGCACGTGGTGCAGCAGACAGGTGCGGATGGGACTTACGCTAGTCCACGTGATGAAAAACGGGGTCCGTCCTCGATTCGGCTGTTCGGCCATTCGCCTGCTCGCCTTCGCCACACCTCGGAGACATCGATTCAACGGCAGGTGGATTTTGGCCTGGCAACAAGCCAGAACGTCGGCGGCTATGCAACGAAAGTGAAGGCATTCCAGAGTGACAGGGCAAATCGAAGTAAATCGTTCGAAGTCCTGGCTCGTTATGCTCTGGACGTATGTAACGACGAGCTTCGGGCGATGGACATCCCAGCCGTGAAACTGAGAGTGGAGCCCATCGACACGATCGCGAACTTCTGGCCGATCGCCTGGAGGATGCGCGTGAACACGACCGCGTATACCGGAAAAGCCGGGCCTCTGACCATCGGGCAGCTGACCAGACAGCAGTCGACGGAACTGGTGGAATCCATCTACCATGAAGCCCGCCACGCGGAGCAGTATTTCAAGATGGCCCGGCTCCTCGCCGGTCAGGGGAAATCGGAAAGGACGATACGCTGGGATGTGGGCATTCCTGAAGAGATCGCAAAAGAGGCGAAGGCGAAGCCGCTGGCCGCTCTCAATCCCGAAACCGCGAGTTTTGCCGAGCTTGTGAGCGAGACGATGGATAAGCGCAAAGGCGTAGATCCCAAGACTACTTCAAAGCAACAGCAAGATTTCCGGAAAAGGGTCACGGAACACAATCAGGAGGTGCAGCAGGTACAGGACTGGTATCGAGAGAGGCCATTGGAAGATCTGATTTATGATTACGACCGCAAGACCCACGACGCCCTCTCCACGATCCGGGAGGAAGCGAAGCAACGGAAGAAAGGAAGCTGGGACACAAGCAAACTCCAGCCTGCAATAGATGTCGTCAAGAAGAACCTGATACCGCGGTTGGATACGGAAATCGCACGCGTGTCCGCCCAAAAAGGCCGATCCCGGATGGTTACTCACCTGAAGGCGCTGAAAACGAACGCCACCGAAATGGTGGACCTCGTTCAACGGCAAACAACCAGTCGGACGCTGATCACCGAATTCGAATTGATCGATCTGGATGCCCGCAGCATCGCCGCAGAACTGGAGGTAGCCTATCGAGAACTGCTGACCGAAGCGGACGCTTATGCGCAACAGTGGAAAGTCACGGCGGCAATGAAGCGAAATTGA
- a CDS encoding surface-adhesin E family protein — protein sequence MLVVPFLLGACASRAAAPETPARWQEVHHVGGAAHSIDVGGVVPLGPSRYRVLYRMSLASPTSNPAGQRFDRLQGLKEYDCEQMRERSLTFEMYSGERRIQGSRDPGEWETPSGPAGDVLRAVCATLAVPPK from the coding sequence ATGCTCGTGGTGCCGTTCCTTCTCGGCGCCTGCGCCTCGCGCGCCGCGGCTCCGGAGACGCCGGCGCGGTGGCAGGAAGTGCACCACGTGGGTGGAGCGGCACATTCGATCGACGTCGGCGGCGTGGTCCCCCTCGGGCCGTCGCGATACCGGGTGCTCTACCGCATGAGCCTCGCGTCTCCGACGAGCAATCCCGCCGGCCAGCGGTTCGATCGCCTGCAGGGGCTCAAGGAGTACGATTGTGAGCAGATGCGCGAGCGCTCCCTCACGTTCGAGATGTACTCCGGGGAGCGGCGCATCCAGGGGAGCCGGGATCCCGGTGAATGGGAGACCCCTTCCGGCCCCGCGGGCGACGTGCTCCGGGCGGTCTGCGCGACCCTTGCCGTGCCGCCGAAGTAG
- a CDS encoding SRPBCC family protein, whose protein sequence is MEISKSFVVNAPAAAAWEFLTTPARVVRCLPGAALGEAVDERTHAGTISIKVGPVQASYRGTMRFERLDAEARTAEIVASGQETRGRGGAQMRMTSRMVERAPGETEVHVTSDVQVVGLLAQFGRGMIQDVSDQLFQRFVDCARAELEAAPATPTPPEAVAVAADAVAESVAAPPAPAAAAGPASVDAAPAPRPAATIPPAATPAPAPHAAEPIDALSLGGAALGRAAGRAARRPVVWAVVVLLVLALVWLISR, encoded by the coding sequence ATGGAGATCTCGAAGAGCTTCGTGGTGAACGCGCCGGCCGCCGCCGCGTGGGAGTTCCTCACCACGCCCGCACGCGTGGTCCGCTGCCTCCCCGGCGCCGCCCTCGGCGAGGCGGTGGACGAGCGGACGCACGCCGGCACCATCAGCATCAAGGTGGGCCCCGTGCAGGCCAGCTACCGCGGGACGATGCGCTTCGAGCGCCTGGACGCCGAGGCGCGGACGGCCGAGATCGTGGCGTCGGGCCAGGAGACCCGCGGCAGGGGCGGCGCCCAGATGCGCATGACCAGCCGCATGGTGGAGCGCGCGCCGGGCGAGACCGAGGTCCACGTCACCTCGGACGTGCAGGTGGTGGGGCTGCTGGCGCAGTTCGGCCGCGGGATGATTCAGGACGTCAGCGACCAGCTCTTCCAGAGGTTCGTCGACTGCGCCCGCGCGGAGCTGGAGGCCGCCCCCGCCACCCCGACTCCCCCGGAAGCGGTCGCGGTCGCGGCCGATGCCGTCGCGGAGAGCGTCGCCGCTCCGCCGGCCCCCGCTGCCGCCGCGGGTCCCGCGTCGGTCGACGCCGCGCCCGCCCCACGTCCCGCGGCCACGATCCCGCCCGCCGCCACACCGGCCCCCGCGCCACACGCGGCGGAGCCGATCGACGCCCTCTCGCTCGGCGGCGCGGCGCTGGGGCGCGCCGCGGGACGGGCCGCGAGGCGGCCCGTGGTCTGGGCCGTCGTCGTCCTCCTCGTCCTCGCCCTGGTCTGGCTGATCAGCCGCTGA
- a CDS encoding DoxX family protein — translation MGRYTAPIKTNVRTRAAGPRPPGDPRPPPLIAAVSRGLRPLGAPLRNPSRKAAPGRVRRCPRFRVPDPPRDEVGDVINPMIVAGQIHGGLTWAGAVAFRGDHVRRGGQHPGGSFMDYLLPTAMETPRWKLDNSPHRPLGAKGAGESATVGVPPDIANAVVDALSHLGVMHIDIPITPREGVEDPARKRRGGVARGGSDALHGVAPDTKPPAVDHRGRLRLSGCAGNAGAEQLAGKVLGTRWLLLEGRCRAHEPRRVCGRGAPAPPPGHTLDRSYLQGGHVGNRCRIALDVILWVFALFLAWVFARQGIAKFSDDSGWARAFRAWQFPVWFRLCIGVAETAAALLLLTRRTAFAGAAIIVAVMLGAMGTHVWWGQPGQVTSEILPLLLATVVAIGRRKSFLLRQRRDTPP, via the coding sequence ATGGGGCGCTACACCGCACCGATCAAGACGAATGTCAGAACCCGGGCTGCCGGACCGCGTCCGCCAGGAGATCCGCGTCCGCCGCCACTCATAGCCGCCGTATCGAGAGGCTTACGTCCACTGGGTGCGCCGCTACGTAATCCATCAAGGAAAGCGGCACCTGGCCGAGTTCGGCGCTGCCCACGTTTCCGAGTTCCCGACCCACCTCGCGACGAAGTCGGTGACGTCATCAACCCGATGATCGTGGCGGGGCAGATCCACGGCGGGTTGACCTGGGCTGGCGCTGTCGCTTTTCGAGGAGATCACGTACGACGAGGAGGGCAACATCCGGGCGGCAGCTTCATGGACTACCTGCTGCCGACGGCGATGGAGACGCCGCGCTGGAAACTGGACAACTCGCCGCACCGCCCGCTGGGCGCCAAGGGCGCGGGCGAGTCGGCCACCGTCGGCGTCCCGCCCGACATCGCCAACGCGGTGGTGGACGCCCTCTCGCACCTGGGCGTGATGCACATCGACATCCCCATCACCCCCCGAGAAGGTGTGGAAGATCCTGCGCGAAAGAGGCGTGGCGGAGTAGCGAGAGGGGGATCAGACGCCCTCCATGGCGTTGCCCCGGATACGAAGCCGCCCGCGGTGGACCACCGCGGGCGGCTTCGTCTATCTGGCTGCGCCGGCAATGCCGGTGCCGAGCAGCTTGCGGGTAAGGTTTTGGGCACCCGGTGGCTCTTACTTGAAGGTCGGTGCCGTGCTCACGAACCGCGCAGGGTATGCGGCCGCGGAGCGCCGGCGCCGCCTCCAGGGCACACGCTGGACCGGAGCTACCTTCAAGGAGGCCACGTGGGAAACCGCTGCCGAATCGCGCTCGACGTGATCCTGTGGGTATTCGCCCTGTTCCTCGCGTGGGTGTTCGCCAGGCAGGGGATCGCCAAGTTCTCCGATGACAGCGGGTGGGCGCGGGCCTTTCGCGCATGGCAGTTCCCGGTGTGGTTCCGGCTCTGCATTGGCGTCGCCGAGACCGCCGCGGCATTATTGCTCCTGACCCGGCGCACGGCCTTCGCGGGCGCGGCGATCATCGTCGCCGTCATGCTCGGCGCGATGGGCACGCACGTCTGGTGGGGTCAGCCCGGCCAGGTAACGAGCGAGATCCTTCCGCTCCTTCTGGCGACCGTCGTCGCGATCGGCCGCCGCAAATCCTTCCTCCTTCGCCAGCGGCGGGATACCCCACCATGA
- a CDS encoding HEPN domain-containing protein → MNQQRIDRLLEARSLEAVAADDAEVATIWAAALREWSDASVPGLSVAGAFIHVYQAAFRAATAVLRGAGYRPRGAVGGHHHVTFFALGALGDEELERAADAMQGLRGGRHIAMYGDEEELEPEDLENARRQVARLLQQVHRWLKTSRPALADRLAAPSTPHDSQC, encoded by the coding sequence GTGAACCAGCAGCGGATCGACCGCTTGCTCGAAGCACGGAGCCTCGAAGCGGTGGCGGCCGACGACGCCGAAGTGGCGACGATCTGGGCGGCCGCGCTTCGCGAGTGGTCCGATGCCTCGGTGCCGGGGCTGAGCGTCGCGGGTGCGTTCATCCACGTCTACCAGGCGGCGTTCCGAGCGGCCACGGCAGTGCTCCGCGGCGCGGGCTACCGGCCGCGCGGGGCGGTGGGCGGGCACCATCACGTGACGTTCTTCGCTCTCGGCGCGCTCGGTGACGAGGAGCTCGAGCGGGCCGCCGATGCCATGCAGGGCCTTCGCGGGGGGCGGCACATCGCGATGTATGGAGACGAGGAAGAGCTGGAGCCGGAAGATCTGGAGAACGCGCGAAGGCAGGTTGCGCGGCTCCTGCAACAGGTTCATCGCTGGCTGAAAACCTCGCGACCCGCCCTGGCCGACCGGCTCGCCGCGCCCTCGACACCTCACGATTCACAGTGCTGA